In the genome of Mastomys coucha isolate ucsf_1 unplaced genomic scaffold, UCSF_Mcou_1 pScaffold21, whole genome shotgun sequence, the window NNNNNNNNNNNNNNNNNNNNNNNNNNNNNNNNNNNNNNNNNNNNNNNNNNNNNNNNNNNNNNNNNNNNNNNNNNNNNNNNNNNNNNNNNNNNNNNNNNNNNNNNNNNNNNNNNNNNNNNNNNNNNNNNNNNNNNNNNNNNNNNNNNNNNNNNNNNNNNNNNNNNNNNNNNNNNNNNNNNNNNNNNNNNNNNNNNNNNNNNNNNNNNNNNNNNNNNNNNNNNNNNNNNNNNNNNNNNNNNNNNNNNNNNNNNNNNNNNNNNNNNNNNNNNNNNNNNNNNNNNNNNNNNNNNNNNNNNNNNNNNNNNNNNNNNNNNNNNNNNNNNNNNNNNNNNNNNNNNNNNNNNNNNNNNNNNNNNNNNNNNNNNNNNNNNNNNNNNNNNNNNNNNNNNNNNNNNNNNNNNNNNNNNNNNNNNNNNNNNNNNNNNNNNNNNNNNNNNNNNNNNNNNNNNNNNNNNNNNNNNNNNNNNNNNNNNNNNNNNNNNNNNNNNNNNNNNNNNNNNNNNNNNNNNNNNNNNNNNNNNNNNNNNNNNNNNNNNNNNNNNNNNNNNNNNNNNNNNNNNNNNNNNNNNNNNNNNNNNNNNNNNNNNNNNNNNNNNNNNNNNNNNNNNNNNNNNNNNNNNNNNNNNNNNNNNNNNNNNNNNNNNNNNNNNNNNNNNNNNNNNNNNNNNNNNNNNNNNNNNNNNNNNNNNNNNNNNNNNNNNNNNNNNNNNNNNNNNNNNNNNNNNNNNNNNNNNNNNNNNNNNNNNNNNNNNNNNNNNNNNNNNNNNNNNNNNNNNNNNNNNNNNNNNNNNNNNNNNNNNNNNNNNNNNNNNNNNNNNNNNNNNNNNNNNNNNNNNNNNNNNNNNNNNNNNNNNNNNNNNNNNNNNNNNNNNNNNNNNNNNNNNNNNNNNNNNNNNNNNNNNNNNNNNNNNNNNNNNNNNNNNNNNNNNNNNNNNNNNNNNNNNNNNNNNNNNNNNNNNNNNNNNNNNNNNNNNNNNNNNNNNNNNNNNNNNNNNNNNNNNNNNNNNNNNNNNNNNNNNNNNNNNNNNNNNNNNNNNNNNNNNNNNNNNNNNNNNNNNNNNNNNNNNNNNNNNNNNNNNNNNNNNNNNNNNNNNNNNNNNNNNNNNNNNNNNNNNNNNNNNNNNNNNNNNNNNNNNNNNNNNNNNNNNNNNNNNNNNNNNNNNNNNNNNNNNNNNNNNNNNNNNNNNNNNNNNNNNNNNNNNNNNNNNNNNNNNNNNNNNNNNNNNNNNNNNNNNNNNNNNNNNNNNNNNNNNNNNNNNNNNNNNNNNNNNNNNNNNNNNNNNNNNNNNNNNNNNNNNNNNNNNNNNNNNNNNNNNNNNNNNNNNNNNNNNNNNNNNNNNNNNNNNNNNNNNNNNNNNNNNNNNNNNNNNNNNNNNNNNNNNNNNNNNNNNNNNNNNNNNNNNNNNNNNNNNNNNNNNNNNNNNNNNNNNNNNNNNNNNNNNNNNNNNNNNNNNNNNNNNNNNNNNNNNNNNNNNNNNNNNNNNNNNNNNNNNNNNNNNNNNNNNNNNNNNNNNNNNNNNNNNNNNNNNNNNNNNNNNNNNNNNNNNNNNNNNNNNNNNNNNNNNNNNNNNNNNNNNNNNNNNNNNNNNNNNNNNNNNNNNNNNNNNNNNNNNNNNNNNNNNNNNNNNNNNNNNNNNNNNNNNNNNNNNNNNNNNNNNNNNNNNNNNNNNNNNNNNNNNNNNNNNNNNNNNNNNNNNNNNNNNNNNNNNNNNNNNNNNNNNNNNNNNNNNNNNNNNNNNNNNNNNNNNNNNNNNNNNNNNNNNNNNNNNNNNNNNNNNNNNNNNNNNNNNNNNNNNNNNNNNNNNNNNNNNNNNNNNNNNNNNNNNNNNNNNNNNNNNNNNNNNNNNNNNNNNNNNNNNNNNNNNNNNNNNNNNNNNNNNNNNNNNNNNNNNNNNNNNNNNNNNNNNNNNNNNNNNNNNNNNNNNNNNNNNNNNNNNNNNNNNNNNNNNNNNNNNNNNNNNNNNNNNNNNNNNNNNNNNNNNNNNNNNNNNNNNNNNNNNNNNNNNNNNNNNNNNNNNNNNNNNNNNNNNNNNNNNNNNNNNNNNNNNNNNNNNNNNNNNNNNNNNNNNNNNNNNNNNNNNNNNNNNNNNNNNNNNNNNNNNNNNNNNNNNNNNNNNNNNNNNNNNNNNNNNNNNNNNNNNNNNNNNNNNNNNNNNNNNNNNNNNNNNNNNNNNNNNNNNNNNNNNNNNNNNNNNNNNNNNNNNNNNNNNNNNNNNNNNNNNNNNNNNNNNNNNNNNNNATATAAACACAATTGTCTGGCATTATACTATAGATTATACCTTAGAAAGCACAAAATTAAGGCACAAGTCCATATTCAGAACCAGTGACCATTGAGGCTGGCACTGACTATATCCTTGCACAGCAAAAGGTTCTATAGCTATATTCTGacatccaacaagaataaacataTCTTATAAATTGAATACATATGTTCTTTTTGTAGGAGGCACAAAATCACTTCCAAAGCAACCCAGAGAACAAAATGTCCTTGAGGTAAAaggccctctttctttttttctgggacCTCTCTTACAGGTTCCTCGGATGTTGTTTGCTGTGAGTCATTCTTTTGACTGTGTTCCTACAGAGATGGTGTTAGCAGAGGCTCTCTCACTTAGTGAAGGAGCAGCCATTTTCTTTGGGAATATGGGAAAGGGTGAATGACCTTAATCATCTTGTGAATAGAAAAGCAACTGGATCAAGGTAATGAGTCCACACCTGTTTATAGTTAAAAGTGAAGGTCATAAAAGTAAAGGGCCCAAGACAAAAGAAGTTAGAAAGATGCAGGGAGCTCTGGCACATGAGATACACCAGACATGGGGGCACTGCACTGTATAGGTGTGGGTTTAAGAGGGTGGACCGCATACTGTTATTGGCTCTGGACAATCCTTAGGATTAAAATATGGGTAGACTTTACCAGGGAAGGCAGGGTCATAGAACCTATAGATGAGAGCTCCATAGTGAGAAACATCATAAAATGAGAGAGTGCAAGCTTCCCGGTCCAGGAAAACTCCAACACGACTGGGAGGACTAGGCAGATAAAGGGCCAGGACACTAGGATTGTGGGTGATAGAACACTCATCAAAGGCATTGTATTCAAACATATTCTCCATCCCTATAATCCAGTAGCCACATTTAGGCTGatatattacattttgtttaaCATTAGAATGATGTTTTGTTAAGAAGCCCATTTCATCCTTTGAATGAAGTTGAGGTTGAGCACGTTTTCCATCATTTAATCCGAGGAGCCAGGCATCACTTTTAGACACGTCTACTTCCCAGTAATGCTTCCCTGAGGAGATAGCTGGATATCCCAGGACACCCAAATGGTAGGTCTCAGAAACTTCAAGATTCCAACTCTTGAAacttctaaattttatttgtcctttttctttgttaattgtTATGGCTGAATGTTTTTTTGCATGTAGAGTGATATGAACTGCAGAAAAATGATACATATGTTTTGAGTCAGATGAAATACAAGgtacagccttatttataacttAAGCAACAGAAGcataaggagaaagagaaaagaaatgtagagaagCCTTGTTTAAAAACATAAGAAGCAGATTGCTGTGTATATTGGGAGTAGCAACATGAAACATGAGACTTGACAGAGAAATATCCTCTGGAAGACATTGAGAGGAGAGCGCCTCATGGTGCTGTGGTTTCTCCTTACCCCAGTATTGCTGGACATCCATGAGCCCTGAAATGATGAAAGTTTACAGCAGTAAGTACAAGCAAAGGAATCAAACCATTAAAGTCCATTTCTTTTCCAGATGAGTGGAAGGTTTGGAGCCTGATATAGGACAGGATGAAAGATGAATTTCCATCAATACAATGACATCACAGGGGCACACtatctgctctgctctgtccctCTACCCATATTCAGGATCTTTACATGCTTCTATCTGCAGTCCAGCCACACCCAGAATCATACAAAGAATTACAGAATTTGCCCTCACCTTGATTCGCTTGCAGCATGCCTTTCAAATCTGGAGCTTggaactttcttcttctttttgggggGACCGCTTGTGGCTGTGTCAGTGTCAAGGTCTGACTcctaggaataaaaaaaaaaattgacttccCCATATCAAACCACTGACTTTTGACCAGCACCGACTCCCTGTCATTCTAACCATAGTGAGTCCTTGAACTCTCCTGAGAATtcttagaaggaagaagaaggtagACTAGTAACTATAGAGATATGAGGCATACTTATGACCCCAACCACTTACTTGCTGTGTGATGCTGGGAAAGTCTTATTCACAGAAGCATAGTGTCTCACTCAACTTCATACACAAACAAGTGTTTCTtccactttccctcctcctctcctaaaACTCTTTTCAacgtgaattaaaaaaaaaaaaaaaaatcaaactgaagtAGCAGAAAAATAATGTGTGGGCTGAGAATGGTGTCATATGTAATTAGAAGGCACaggcagtggatctctgatttcaaaaTCAATGtgttctacatagtaagttccaagaaagccagagctacaagATAAACCccgtctgaaaaaaaaaaccataaatgagTCAATAGaaatgtggaaaaaagaaagaaatggaaggaaggaaggaaggaaggaaggaaggaaggaaggaaggaaggaaagaaggaaggaaagaagaatctCTAGAATCTGGTGAAATAGTCATAAAGTTTGGGCAGGAAAGCCATCTTCAGAAAGCCTAGACTTCACACTCTTTGTCAATGAGGACACTGTCAGCCAGCATCTGCTTCAAGTTCTCTAGTTAGGATGACAAAATTTGGAAAAGGAGACAGGAAACCACACTTAGGCTGACATAAGCTTCACATGTTAGGATGGAGGCTGATGCTGACAGCTGGGATGCGACACTCTACACACAAGGGTGAGGCTTTCCATAATCCTGTGACATATGCAGTCCAGCTGTAGCCATTGTTCACTGCCAAAATATTGTGTGCCCACACAATATTTTCAACCACAATGTTCAACCACAAAGGAAATCTGGATCTCCTTTATCCCATTAGAAGTTCACAAAATAATTGGAGATTTTTCCCACTATAGAACTTTGTGAACATTGCAGACACAGAGGACATAACATGACCTATCTGCACTTGTTACCTGCTGATCTAGAGCTAGATACAAGCACACAGCATGAACAGAATGATGTATCCATGAGGAGTCTAAAAGCACTTGTAGGTCCATTTGCTTCATCTCAGTACTGA includes:
- the LOC116102722 gene encoding tripartite motif-containing protein 30A-like, which codes for MTDLEKFLSLSVWVVCIKYKTQLSCRLFQFIYYMYINTVTSFSKKNSLSLPVFPQEFLGLCLGTAVLLITQLVSATNPFPQEKLQAALQKLMENDERCDEWWDDLQLQRTDWENQIQSDVENIQIEFKGLREIVDSKENEELQKLKKEKEDVMKKLDESEKELGEQRELVRDLISDVEHQLELSTMEMLQDVTSVLTRSQTLTLTQPQAVPPKRRRKFQAPDLKGMLQANQGLMDVQQYWVHITLHAKKHSAITINKEKGQIKFRSFKSWNLEVSETYHLGVLGYPAISSGKHYWEVDVSKSDAWLLGLNDGKRAQPQLHSKDEMGFLTKHHSNVKQNVIYQPKCGYWIIGMENMFEYNAFDECSITHNPSVLALYLPSPPSRVGVFLDREACTLSFYDVSHYGALIYRFYDPAFPGKVYPYFNPKDCPEPITVCGPPS